One Dermacentor silvarum isolate Dsil-2018 chromosome 10, BIME_Dsil_1.4, whole genome shotgun sequence genomic window carries:
- the LOC125941027 gene encoding uncharacterized protein LOC125941027, with product MWKKPLLCSFEATMSPDLVFPDDGVCDISFFQAHEENHTLLRGEESEYDAAFDAFVKAAAKQTITEHGVSLDCHNYNNSAEAMKEPASTKTIKELWGKKMYHWASMNTYLAVAKEMLITLYHVMKRNATGNPARDLGFGNKALLALSELGGWSLRLPTHEWAVWKGRVGEGG from the exons ATGTGGAAGAAGCCGCTGCTGTGCTCCTTCGAGGCGACGATGAGCCCGGACCTGGTGTTTCCCGACGACGGCGTGTGCGACATCAGTTTCTTCCAGGCCCACGAGGAGAACCACACCCTCCTTCGCGGCGAGGAAAGCGAGTATGACGCGGCGTTCGACGCCTTCGTGAAGGCCGCCGCCAAGCAGACCATAACTGAGCACGGAGTGAGCTTGGACTGCCA TAACTACAACAATAGTGCTGAAGCAATGAAAGAACCCGCCAGCACAAAAACTATCAAAGAACTGTGGGGGAAGAAGATGTACCACTGGGCCTCCATGAACACGTATCTGGCTGTGGCTAAAGAAATGCTCATCACTTTGTACCACGTAATGAAG CGCAATGCGACCGGGAATCCAGCCCGCGACCTTGGGTTCGGCAACAAAGCACTATTGGCACTGAGCGAGCTCGGCGGGTGGTCCCTACGGTTGCCAACTCACGAGTGGGCCGTCTGGAAGGGGAGGGTGGGAGAGGGAGGATGA